The Henckelia pumila isolate YLH828 chromosome 2, ASM3356847v2, whole genome shotgun sequence genome includes a window with the following:
- the LOC140883418 gene encoding dihydroorotase, mitochondrial isoform X1: MLRTSLFPGTLSSVPTVSIRGQTHLKASMTKLELSVTRPDDWHLHLRDGELLEAVVSHSSRHFGRAIIMPNLKPPITTTAAAVAYRHSILKALPANCDFTPLMTLYLTDTTVPNEIKLARESGVVFAVKLYPAGATTNSQDGVTDLFGKCLPVLEEMVRQNMPLLVHGEVTSPDVDVFDREKVFIDTVLSPLIQKLPKLKVVMEHITTLDAAKFVESCDEGFVAATVTPQHLVLNRNSLFQGGLRPHNYCLPVLKREIHRQAIVSAVTSGSKRFFLGTDSAPHEKGKKECSCGCAGIYNAPVALSVYAKVFEEADALDKLEAFTSFNGPDFYGLPRNMSKIKLMKTPWKVPELFSFAWGDIVPMFAGETLDWLPSLD; encoded by the exons ATGCTGAGGACATCACTTTTTCCTGGAACT TTATCATCCGTACCAACTGTGAGCATTAGAGGACAAACCCATCTGAAAGCATCTATGACAAAATTGGAGCTCTCAGTTACACGTCCTGATGATTGGCATCTTCATCTTCGGGATGGTGAACTTCTTGAAGCAGTTGTCTCTCACAG TTCACGACATTTCGGAAGGGCCATAATCATGCCAAACTTGAAACCACCTATCACCACTACAGCAGCAGCTGTGGCGTATCGCCATTCGATTTTGAAAGCTTTGCCAGCAAATTGTGACTTCACTCCCCTGATGACTCTTTACCTGACCGATACAACTGTTCCAAATGAGATCAAACTAGCTA GAGAGAGTGGTGTAGTATTTGCAGTGAAGTTGTATCCTGCTGGTGCTACCACAAATTCTCAAGATGGTGTGACAGATCTGTTTGGGAAATGTTTGCCTGTACTTGAAGAAATGGTTCGTCAAAATATGCCTTTGTTG GTGCATGGAGAGGTAACAAGTCctgatgttgatgtgtttgatcGCGAAAAGGTGTTCATTGACACAGTTCTTAGCCCCTTAATTCAAAAACTTCCAAAATTGAAGGTTGTGATGGAGCATATAACCACTTTAGATGCTGCAAAATTTGTTGAGTCTTGTGATGAAG GATTTGTTGCAGCAACTGTCACACCACAACATCTTGTTCTTAACAGGAATTCCCTTTTTCAAGGAGGGTTACGGCCTCATAATTACTGCCTTCCGGTACTGAAGAGAGAGATACACA GACAGGCAATTGTATCGGCTGTCACCAGTGGAAGTAAAAGATTTTTTCTGGGGACCGATAGCGCACCACATGAGAAAGGGAAAAAGGAGTGTTCGTGTGGATGTGCTGGAATATACAATGCTCCTGTAGCCTTGTCAGTATATGCAAAAGTTTTCGAAGAG GCTGATGCATTGGACAAGTTAGAAGCATTTACAAGCTTCAATGGACCAGACTTCTACGGTCTTCCCAGAAACATGTCAAAGATTAAATTGATGAAGACACCGTGGAAGGTACctgaattattttcttttgcatgGGGCGACATTGTTCCAATGTTTGCTGGTGAAACTCTCGACTGGTTACCGTCTCTTGATTGA
- the LOC140877228 gene encoding pentatricopeptide repeat-containing protein At2g45350, chloroplastic: MLVSVNSNQPWNSTVPILDFASKCKTQMEISQIHASLIVTGNMYNQPLISKIVLGSAFSKHKPVVNFSRHLFFEKDYKDSFMWNAIIKSFSHGDEPEYAFNVFALMLVSGVLADEYSFSLVLKSCARLGLSNKGLQIHGLMSKFDFRSDVFLQNCLICMYVKCGYIHLGKKVFDEMLIRDSFSYNLMIDGYVKHGMVTLARQLFDLMPMEMKNLITWNTMISGYVKLEDGYEFAWELFDKMPEKDLVSWNLMIDCCAKNGRIEMAGTLFQRMPKRDEVTWASMVDGYAKMGKIEDARKFFDAMPRRDVISCNAMMAGYVNNGCCVEAMKVFHDMLSVSGCDLAPDSVTLLTALSATTQLGDVDEGIGIHHYMEEHGFAVSGRLGVALIDMYAKCGSIEQALDIFEGVIQEQNIDHWNAMIGGLAIHGMGDLAFDLFIEMERFSIKPDDITFITILNACGHSGMVKEGIICFEAMRKSHNIVPNLQHYGCLVDILSRAGRVEEAVSIVKHMPIEPNDVIWRTLLSACNNQENFELGVPIAKHLIGIDSENSSSYILLSNLYAQSGSWEYVRRVRNMMKERKVNKIPGRSWIEFDGTVHEFFAGNTDIHQVKEICLSFGGLPQIASVTPENFNT, encoded by the coding sequence atgctcGTGTCTGTGAACTCGAACCAGCCATGGAACTCCACCGTCCCAATTCTTGATTTTGCTTCAAAATGCAAAACCCAGATGGAAATAAGCCAAATTCATGCAAGTTTAATCGTCACTGGGAATATGTACAACCAGCCATTGATATCAAAAATAGTTCTTGGTTCCGCATTCTCCAAACACAAGCCTGTCGTTAACTTTTCAAGACACCTGTTTTTTGAGAAGGATTACAAGGATTCCTTTATGTGGAATGCCATTATCAAGTCATTTTCGCATGGGGACGAGCCTGAGTACGCGTTCAATGTGTTTGCCTTGATGCTTGTGAGTGGGGTTCTGGCGGATGAGTATTCCTTTTCTTtggttttaaagtcatgtgcaagATTGGGTTTATCAAATAAAGGATTACAGATTCATGGGTTGATGTCGAAGTTTGATTTTAGGTCGGATGTGTTTTTGCAGAATTGTTTGATTTGCATGTACGTAAAATGTGGGTACATTCACTTGGGGAAGAAGGTGTTTGATGAAATGCTTATTAGAGACTCTTTTTCGTATAACTTGATGATTGATGGTTATGTCAAACACGGGATGGTGACCCTAGCTCGTCAGTTGTTTGATTTAATGCCAATGGAAATGAAGAATTTGATCACTTGGAACACAATGATTAGTGGGTATGTGAAATTGGAAGATGGTTACGAGTTTGCTTGGgaattatttgataaaatgcCTGAAAAGGACTTGGTTTCTTGGAATCTGATGATTGATTGTTGTGCAAAGAATGGGAGGATTGAAATGGCTGGCACATTGTTTCAAAGAATGCCGAAAAGGGATGAGGTCACTTGGGCTAGCATGGTCGATGGGTATGCAAAAATGGGCAAAATTGAAGATGCTAGGAAATTTTTTGATGCTATGCCTCGAAGGGATGTGATTTCTTGCAACGCAATGATGGCTGGGTATGTTAACAATGGATGTTGCGTGGAAGCTATGAAAGTGTTTCATGATATGTTAAGTGTGAGTGGTTGTGATCTGGCTCCTGATAGCGTGACTTTGTTAACTGCTTTATCAGCAACTACACAGTTGGGTGATGTGGATGAAGGGATTGGAATCCATCATTACATGGAGGAACATGGGTTTGCCGTCAGTGGAAGACTCGGTGTTGCTCTAATTGACATGTATGCTAAGTGTGGCAGCATAGAGCAAGCTCTGGACATCTTTGAGGGTGTTATCCAAGAACAAAACATCGATCACTGGAATGCCATGATTGGTGGATTGGCTATTCATGGAATGGGTGATTTAGCTTTTGATCTGTTCATTGAAATGGAAAGATTTTCCATAAAACCAGATGACATCACGTTTATCACAATCTTGAATGCTTGTGGACATTCCGGAATGGTCAAGGAAGGTATCATTTGCTTCGAGGCAATGAGAAAATCGCACAACATAGTGCCTAATCTCCAGCATTATGGGTGCTTGGTTGATATTCTTAGCAGAGCAGGGCGCGTAGAAGAAGCTGTAAGTATCGTCAAGCACATGCCAATTGAGCCAAATGACGTAATTTGGCGAACGCTGCTGAGTGCATGcaacaatcaagaaaatttTGAGCTTGGAGTGCCAATTGCTAAGCATTTAATTGGAATTGATTCGGAAAACTCTAGTTCATACATACTTCTATCAAATTTGTATGCCCAGTCTGGTTCATGGGAATATGTTAGAAGAGTTAGAAACATGATGAAAGAAAGGAAAGTAAATAAGATTCCAGGTCGCAGCTGGATTGAGTTTGATGGAACAGTGCACGAATTCTTTGCGGGAAATACGGATATTCATCAAGTAAAGGAAATTTGCTTGTCGTTTGGTGGCTTGCCACAAATTGCatctgtaacacccgaaaattttaatacgtaa
- the LOC140883418 gene encoding dihydroorotase, mitochondrial isoform X2, whose product MTKLELSVTRPDDWHLHLRDGELLEAVVSHSSRHFGRAIIMPNLKPPITTTAAAVAYRHSILKALPANCDFTPLMTLYLTDTTVPNEIKLARESGVVFAVKLYPAGATTNSQDGVTDLFGKCLPVLEEMVRQNMPLLVHGEVTSPDVDVFDREKVFIDTVLSPLIQKLPKLKVVMEHITTLDAAKFVESCDEGFVAATVTPQHLVLNRNSLFQGGLRPHNYCLPVLKREIHRQAIVSAVTSGSKRFFLGTDSAPHEKGKKECSCGCAGIYNAPVALSVYAKVFEEADALDKLEAFTSFNGPDFYGLPRNMSKIKLMKTPWKVPELFSFAWGDIVPMFAGETLDWLPSLD is encoded by the exons ATGACAAAATTGGAGCTCTCAGTTACACGTCCTGATGATTGGCATCTTCATCTTCGGGATGGTGAACTTCTTGAAGCAGTTGTCTCTCACAG TTCACGACATTTCGGAAGGGCCATAATCATGCCAAACTTGAAACCACCTATCACCACTACAGCAGCAGCTGTGGCGTATCGCCATTCGATTTTGAAAGCTTTGCCAGCAAATTGTGACTTCACTCCCCTGATGACTCTTTACCTGACCGATACAACTGTTCCAAATGAGATCAAACTAGCTA GAGAGAGTGGTGTAGTATTTGCAGTGAAGTTGTATCCTGCTGGTGCTACCACAAATTCTCAAGATGGTGTGACAGATCTGTTTGGGAAATGTTTGCCTGTACTTGAAGAAATGGTTCGTCAAAATATGCCTTTGTTG GTGCATGGAGAGGTAACAAGTCctgatgttgatgtgtttgatcGCGAAAAGGTGTTCATTGACACAGTTCTTAGCCCCTTAATTCAAAAACTTCCAAAATTGAAGGTTGTGATGGAGCATATAACCACTTTAGATGCTGCAAAATTTGTTGAGTCTTGTGATGAAG GATTTGTTGCAGCAACTGTCACACCACAACATCTTGTTCTTAACAGGAATTCCCTTTTTCAAGGAGGGTTACGGCCTCATAATTACTGCCTTCCGGTACTGAAGAGAGAGATACACA GACAGGCAATTGTATCGGCTGTCACCAGTGGAAGTAAAAGATTTTTTCTGGGGACCGATAGCGCACCACATGAGAAAGGGAAAAAGGAGTGTTCGTGTGGATGTGCTGGAATATACAATGCTCCTGTAGCCTTGTCAGTATATGCAAAAGTTTTCGAAGAG GCTGATGCATTGGACAAGTTAGAAGCATTTACAAGCTTCAATGGACCAGACTTCTACGGTCTTCCCAGAAACATGTCAAAGATTAAATTGATGAAGACACCGTGGAAGGTACctgaattattttcttttgcatgGGGCGACATTGTTCCAATGTTTGCTGGTGAAACTCTCGACTGGTTACCGTCTCTTGATTGA